One Mauremys mutica isolate MM-2020 ecotype Southern chromosome 9, ASM2049712v1, whole genome shotgun sequence DNA segment encodes these proteins:
- the TMEM41A gene encoding transmembrane protein 41A — MRRLCGFLVLLGAASCGLYLLSARLRPGGPLGAGRSLKFPSDLEELRELAEFLQYYKQEHQSYVLLLFCAAYLYKQSFAIPGSSFLNILAGALFGPWMGLLLCSALTSVGATCCYLLSRAFGKQFVVYWFPDKVAMLQRKVEENRSCLFFFLLFLRLFPMTPNWFLNLASPILNIPVSQFFFSVLIGLIPYNFICVQTGAILSQITSLDAIFSWGTLLKLLAIAMVALIPGTLIKQFSRTHLKLDEKDQSVRLLNGKKST; from the exons ATGCGGCGGCTCTGCGGTTTCCTGGTGTTGCTCGGAGCCGCTTCCTGCGGCCTCTACCTGCTGTCGGCGCGGCTGCGCCCGGGGGGCCCGCTCGGGGCCGGCAG GTCACTCAAGTTCCCATCAGACTTGGAGGAGCTGCGAGAGCTTGCAGAGTTTCTACAGTATTATAAGCAAGAGCACCAGAGCtatgtgctgctgctgttctgtgctGCCTACCTCTACAAGCAGTCCTTCGCCATCCCCGGCTCCAGCTTTCTG AACATCCTCGCTGGGGCTCTGTTTGGACCATGGATGGGGCTCTTGCTGTGCTCTGCTTTGACTTCTGTGGGTGCCACCTGCTGTTACCTGCTCTCCAGGGCCTTTGGGAAACAGTTTGTAGTCTACTGGTTTCCTGATAAAGTGGCCATGCTGCAAAGAAAG GTGGAGGAAAACAGGAGCTGCTTATTTTTCTTCTTGTTGTTTCTGAGACTTTTCCCCATGACCCCAAACTGGTTTCTGAACCTGGCATCTCCGATCCTGAACATCCCGGTTTCTCAGTTCTTCTTCTCCGTCCTTATCG GTCTGATCCCCTATAACTTCATTTGTGTGCAGACGGGTGCCATCCTCTCGCAGATCACCTCCCTGGATGCCATTTTCTCCTGGGGCACGTTACTTAAGCTACTGGCCATAGCCATGGTGGCGTTGATACCAGGGACCCTGATTAAGCAATTCAGCCGGACACACCTGAAATTGGATGAAAAGGACCAGAGCGTTCGCCTGCTCAATGGCAAAAAGAGCACATGA